One Scomber japonicus isolate fScoJap1 chromosome 1, fScoJap1.pri, whole genome shotgun sequence DNA window includes the following coding sequences:
- the LOC128355193 gene encoding C-C motif chemokine 22-like produces the protein MKTLPTLILLALICFLHHSSAAGPFAPELVSAELCCPGFNQRLIPKPKVKHVAMTSHSCKITAIVVTTVCDETSCIDPEWRWAKNLLAAFETATANNTSPSAPFNTSKCEKHQTQQ, from the exons ATGAAGACGCTGCCGACTCTCATACTTCTGGCTCTGATCTGCTTCTTGCATCACAGCTCTGCTGCAG gtcCGTTTGCTCCAGAGCTGGTCTCTGCTGAACTATGCTGTCCAGGCTTCAATCAAAGGTTAATTCCTAAGCCAAAGGTGAAACATGTGGCGATGACATCACATAGCTGTAAAATCACAGCCATTGT AGTCACAACCGTGTGTGATGAGACGTCTTGTATTGATCCCGAATGGAGATGGGCGAAGAATCTGTTGGCAGCGTTTGAGACGGCAACAGCTAACAACACGTCACCTTCTGCCCCTTTCAACACGTCGAAGTGTGAAAAACATCAGACACAGCAGTAA